The window ttatagTAGAGATGCTTAACCTGAAAGGACTCCCTGGATGCTGTCGAATATCACGGATAAGCAAACCAGAGGTGCCATGGAGGCCACATAATCCACAACATCCTTCTCATTGCTAAAAGCATAACCAAAGACACGACGAAGAGCAAAAAGGGTTGAGGTCAATattgaggtttccacaacgCCGAGGAATATAGCAACGCTTGTTGCCCGACGAGCTGCTTGCGGATTCCCAGCACCTAGTTCATTGGAGACTCTTGTGCTGTGGCATCAacaattaatgaaaatgtatcACAGAAGGATGGATTCTCCTACTTTTCGGGAAgataataaatgatataaatttgatgGTAAATTAAGCTAAGAAAATTATGGAGTACAAAATCAGATATGAGACACAGAAACGACACGTCACAAAATCTGTGACACATCGCCTTGTAAAGATCTAAAGCCcagacccaacaaaaaaacatttataaagtacacatttttaaaaaatattatcatttttatattagaagaaaatttaagTCCATGAGTTTGTACATTTATATGCTCAAGAATATGATTTTGATGTATTTCTGTCTCAAAACGTGTTTGATATGCATCAACAAATGTTGAACATATATTGAATTTATACAACCAATGTCTAACACATATATTGTGCTAATAAGTGTCTGATACATGTCCAAGAGTCGGAGTGTCACGTCAAACGCAGACACACAAGCCAAACTAAAGTGTTTGTGCTtcttattaagaaaaatataaatactcAATTGAATATCTAATATCCTTTCAAagtctgattttcttttttagttttctgcTGATAAGATCAATCCTGAACCTTTCATTTCAAGGCTTGGACCCCTAAACTGCGAATACCTTTTATGAAAGATtcctttttatcatttatgtCAAGTATAAATCACATAACTCTTATGAGACTGGAAAAAGATACTCTGTTAcgtcaaagaaaaaaaattaacaaaggaATCAAAATCTAGTTACTATGCTATCTGGTTATTCTAGCAATTACTTAGATCACTTCATATTGTGTAAACAGATAAGTAAGCAGTTTAGTCAATAATATTAGTTGTCTTGTTACTCAATCTCATGAAAGTCAAATGCTACAATTTCAACTAGCTAATGATCCAAAGACTTACTTATCAAGTAACAACATCATttaatggataatatcatTAATAGCTGAAGTACGGATCTATAAATGCAAACAGTTAATCACATGTCCACATCTCTATAGCATACCTTCCTGCAGCACCAAGTCCATATGGTATCGAATAAAGTGTAGCAATTGTATTGAGACTGTTAAAAAGAGGCAACTGTGAATATATTGCTTTCTGTCTAGTAACCCGAAGCTTACAGAAGAAATTTAGCAACATTTCTGTATTCACTATGTGATAAGAGCAGACATACCAAACAGATAAAACTGAAGTTTCAAGCTCCGGATTAGGTAACAACCCTGAAAGTAAGATAAGCAGCTCAAATGACCACCATTCGAGGCTGCAACAATAGACattaaactattatttatgaaaaaaatgttcaaagtAAAAAGATGCTATGATTCAAGACttaagaaacagaaaaagacAGATAATAAATCACCAAACCATCACCGCAGAAGGAATTGCCAAGCTAAAGAACTCCTGAATTCCTCGAAACATCTCCATAGAAATGACTCCACGGGTTGTCGCACACTTAGGTGAAAATATCATGTATAATGCTAGCAAAATCACGTTCAGCCAATATGACAAACTCATAGCTAATGCTCCTCCCAGATTTCTGAGTTCAGCCTTGTACACCATGAACCAACAAAATGGTACGTGGAAGGAGAGAGTGATAGAAGAACAAATGACCATGGGGATTACTAAACTTTGTGCCTGGAAATATCTCACCAATGGTTGAAGAAATGCACAAGCAAAGAGCGCAGGAATCAGCCAAACAATGAACTTCCCAGCTTCGTGCGAAATCCGAGGATCTTGACCGAAGAAAATAAGTAGCTTTTCCAAGAAAATCCATGATAGGGATATAGGAATGGAAAATAAGAAGATGCAAAATATAGCAGTGTAGGTCTGAGTTCCAAGTTTATGATATTGCCGAGCTCCATAAGCTTGTCCACATAGAGTTTCGAGGGCGCTGGACAAGCCCAACTGTTTTTTAACAAGGTAAAAGTCCAGCCAGTTATTGGAACAAGAACAAACGAATTTAGCATGATAACTTGGCTAAGAAAGTTACATTTGAAGTTGACTAACTTTATTGGGTATATAACATGGGATTCGACATTAGTATTCGGACAGAGCATTTTTAGTAGTCTTCGACGTACttgtaatttcaaatttcaggCCTACGTTTATGCTAGCCATAAGAAACATTGACATTGATACAGTATGACAATGGCTTGTTCCAGCAATAATGTGGGTTGAATCCATTCTTAaatgaaaacagaaaaaaggCAAACAGAATGGCATCAATGTTCAAAAACCTCAGTCCGCAGTTCTAATTGCTAACTTAGAATCATTCTTGCAGGTATGTTTATCCATGCTGAATAGACTTATGAAAATTGTTCAATatgattattttcttgaagatAAACCTTAATCGAAGGGTTGAGATGAGTCCTGCATTTTATCCCCAATGTTGGTAGGGTTGCGAAAAAGATATTCAAATTCGACAAAAGACAAATTGCTCAGATCCATCCTCTCCGACAATAATTCTTTGATTCAACGAAAGgtagaagaaaacaaacaaaaaaaataccgtcaaagaaacaaaacaaaaacaaaaagcaaaGGAAAAACGAAACGCATGCGAACGGATATACTTTCAATGACGAGAATCAAGAGATTAAGCCTTATCCTCTAAACTATATAATCGCTAATTTACCTGAACCCTGTACCAACAGATGGAAAGGTACATAAAGAATCTTCACAGAATAAAACGTAGAACGAAACAAAATATCATTACTCACGAGAACACTGAAGCCTGTAACTCCAGAAATGGAAATGGCTACGGCGCTGCTGGAGAGAGCAAGTTCTCCGAGATGACCGACCATCATCATCGTCACCATCTGCAACAAAAACTGCGACAAAGTCACGGCAACCATCGGCGCCGCCAAGAATCCCACTCTCTTCACCTCTTCAAGAAAAGCTTCCCTCGAGAGATTGCTTTCCTTCTGCTTCGGCAGCAAAATCTCTTCCACGGCGCCTTGCTTCCCGTTCTCCATCAAGCCCGATGGATGAATTCTCAAACTTCCACTACGATCCTCGATTTCTCGATCGCCACTGACCTCCCAGTTTTAGAGACTTCCAAATTGCATGGCTTCTTCCTCATTCCTCACCGCCATGattaacaacaaaattaattaaataaataaataaaattaatattccgCCACGAATCAAGTAATCCACCGGAAATGAAGCGTCCTACCGTAAATTGAACAGAAATAGAaagatatataatttatgaactaagataaataatttccattaaattatcaaaatatccataaattttatattttaaaaaaaaaatcaatattatcttattaatttatattttatatatttttttaaaatattccaaataaCCTCGGatgaaaatactttttaataaaatattaataaaaaaaaattaaacgattaaaataaatcatattttaaatgtttgtaaaaagtttagaagctttatttaatatttttttaaataatatatatatatatatatatatatatatatttNatttttttaaaatattccaaataaCCTCGGatgaaaatactttttaataaaatattaataaaaaaaaattaaacgattaaaataaatcatattttaaatgtttgtaaaaagtttagaagctttatttaatatttttttaaataatatatatatatatatatatatatatatatttttttttNCACTAAATAACcatgaaattaagaaaatagtgttatttatttttggaaaaatccACGTCAGCACTCCAGCAACCCAAATAgtacaaaaattaaagttgtATTGGTACAACAACCACGTAGGAAAGCTAGGACCAcgattttgatgatttgataGGCTGCCTGCAATGCAAAACGAGTTTACCGACCGCATAACAATGATTCTTCTGTGTAGCGTGTGGGGCCATGTCGCCCGAGCGATCATAGTACGGGCGCTCATCCAATATCAAAGAAATATGTAGATCTCACTACTTTCAATGACGAGAATCAAGCTCTCTATCTATCAACAACAGGGGGGCTGTTCTCCTTTGTCAACGCTACTAAGGACTAGGGCGAGCGAAATTCTGTAGAGGCTCGATGGCTTACTAAGCAAAGGGGCCGAAGGCTGCTTTGCTATCGAGACTACTATACCACCGAAGGGCGGCAGACAAAGCTACAAGAATCTCTTAGTAAGCACAACTTTTCTGTAGATACGCTTTTAACTAGGTAAGTCGGTCAATTCAAATTCAGGTAATCATTGACCATAGAACGTATACCCGAGTCTTTAGtccaatttttataataaagttttagaaaatgggacagataaatttaaaaaaaaaaattgaaaaccacgttgaaaaaaatattgttataaGCTAGCATGCAAGAAATGCAATACAACGgcttagataaaatataattacaggTAGGAATAAATCCCGTTTACCTAACTAATTTTGTATCCTCGTTCTCTCCCACATTAATGGAAATTATACGTAAAAAATTGAACataaattatcattaaatatattaacataattaatttataaatattaactatCTCGTTAATTTATGTGGTAAATAATTGAACGTATACTTTAAACAAAAATCTCTGATTAATTTtggaaacaaattttaaaataaatataaaattttttcattcgagAAACCGAATTAAACTTATTCCAAAGTTTACgagtattttatataatttaaccgttttattattaatatttaatattaatatatataccaaaaacaaaatgtcaattttattttttactttatttcttATTGTTTACATTTACGTGAATAAcacaaatttattagacaaatTGCTAAAGAggcaataaatttttttaatgtggaCGGCTAAACACGTCAGCATCCTACGTGGAATTACGAACTCAAAGGAgggtcaaaaaaaaaaaaaaataataattgttgaatagttggaatttatttatttattttaaggaaaaataaaaatttaaaagccGAAGACGACGACCAGGTAAGCGACCTCGGTGTCGGATAAAGACCATGCATGGTGGTGGTGGCTTTCAATAATTTTGGCTCAaagttaataatataattttaatttttttgttaattaatttgttatttttttaattcgcTTTCCCTTTccggcttcccttcaaggctttaaaacgcgtctcaatggtattttgttctcctcccaaccaatgtggcacatcacaatccactatTCTCCTCCCGAGACgttacaatccactccctttggggccagtgtccttactggcacactaccactgttctcctcccaactaatgtgggacatcacaatccacccctccggagcccagtgtccttactggcacagcgcctcgtgtctaccctcttCAGGGAACACCGAAAAAATTGGCACATAGTTctgtgtctagctctgatgtcatttgtaacagcctagattcaccgctagcagatattgtcttctttgggttttccctttcaatcATCCCCTCAATGCATTAAAATGAGTCTGCTAGGGTAATGTTTCCACATTGTGTGGTTTGTTCTCATCCCCAACGAACGTGGGACATATActtgtttaattaaaagtttaatctTAATAATACTCTTATAGTTAaggaatatattaaattttggttaaatatcaaatttgttctataaatttttaagtttataaaattGCGTCTATTAAaacctatattttttttaaatttatttaaattatctctaaaaaaaatcataattaattaattatttatttatatttttctctttcaacgCCATAGCCCAATGGGCCTCAATGGGCCCTAGTGGGCCAAAAGTTCAGCCCAGTGAGAGTTTTGACTTATAGTTGCAGTTCCCTGGTTTAGTGGACACATAAACCGACACGTCATCAGGTAAACCTAATTCAAACGGAAAAGATAGAAAACGACACCGTTTCGATGATTGTCCGCACTTTTCTGGTAAAGCCTCGTATGGTTCCTATAAAGAGGCAATTTTAACgcgagaaagaaaaagtaaaaaataaataaaaattaacaaaaataatattccaatTTTGGGCTTGGCGACCATTGATGGAGCGGAACACCATAAAGCCAGTAACTCGATCGAAGCCCTGAAGCTCTCTTTGtctctctcctttctttctcacTCCTCAACTCTCTGAAGCCCTAGCGATGGCTTCACGCAGACttctctcctctcttctcAGATCCTCCGCTCGTAGAGCTTCCTCCAGATCTCCGTTCTCGAATCCCAATCCAAGAATTTCACCCACCACAACGTCGCGTGCTTCTCCTTACGGGTATATTCTCAATCGCGTTGCTGAGTATGCGACTTCTGCTGCGGCGGCTGCGCCTCCGACACCTTCGCCTCCGGCGAAGGATGTTGGAAATGGAGGAAAGATCACCGATGAGTTTACTGGTGCCGGTGCGGTTGGACAGGTGTGTCAGGTGATCGGTGCCGTTGTCGATGTGAGATTCGATGAAGGATTGCCGCCTATTCTTACTGCTCTTGAGGTTCTTGACAACTCGATCCGTTTGGTGCTCGAGGTCGCTCAGCATTTGGGGGAGAATATGGTTCGGACTATTGCCATGGATGGAACTGAAGGGCTTGTTAGAGGACAGCGCGTGCTCAATACTGGTTCTCCTATCACTGTAAGTTTTGGTATTTGCATAATCGCTACCGATTTGATTAGGTTTAATGGCGCTTTGTTGTTTATTTACGTTTTGACTTTTTGTTGTATCGTTATATCGGTGTTGgtatgaatgaattgaaattGGTTTCTGTTCGCATGACGTGGAGTTGGTGATCAATGATATCCTCAGATCCACTTGTTATCATTTCATTGTCTGTGAATTTATAAGCAACGCATGATTTATGTAGCGAAATTTAGCTGGATAAGTGGATATGGATGGAAGTTTTAGGTAATTGCAATCCAGTAATTAAGTTATGACTGAGTTTGTGATCGACTGATTTCTTCTCGACATGATAACGTCAGTGTATAGAAAGTCTTCTATAGACCTGTTCTTATGtgatatattttagttttagaatAGGCTGATGCTTAATAGATGAGATTTCAACGTCATCtaatttatatcaaatttCGTGATCCAtttgaccatttttttaaatggtggATTGGTAGAGCGCAGTGTGTTCATCTACTTTTGTATGTTTCTGTTGACTGTTGCAGCTTCTGCACGTTTTTGAGTTTGATTGGCTCTTCCACTGATCAAAAAGCCATGCGTTTATGATATTTAGCTCCTGTTTCCATATTATATTTTACGTTTTACCTTTTGGGCAATTTCTTTATTggttgtttatgtttttagcccttcattttcttcatatttcaaaagtttttctttactaatttttaaaaacttgacaGGTGCCTGTTGGTAGGGCTACTCTTGGACGTATCATAAACGTTATTGGAGAACCCATTGACGAGAGAGGCGATATTAGTAAGAACTAATGAAATCACGCAAAGAATTGTAGTTATTCATTTGGGTTTGGCATAGAAGATTAATAACTATGTGGTGTTTTAACAGAGACCGACCACTTCCTTCCGATTCATAGAGAAGCTCCAGCATTTGTTGAGCAGGCAACTGAACAGCAGATTCTTGTCACTGGAATCAAGGTACAATGATGAATTTAGATTAGTCTATGTTATACTTGGATGACTTTACAAATGTCGCTCGTGTGCAATTATGTCATGTATACTGCTTGTTGGTTATAGGTTGTTGACCTTCTTGCACCATACCAAAGAGGTGGAAAGATTGGGCTGTTTGGTGGTGCTGGTGTAGGAAAAACTGTGCTCATTATGGAACTTATTAACAATGTCGCTAAAGCTCATGGTTTGTTTTGTGAAATACTTTCCATATAATGCTTTACTACGTCTATTTTCGTTCATTTAGCGCTTAATGTTCTCCTTTGATCAGGTGGTTTCTCTGTGTTTGCTGGTGTCGGGGAACGAACTCGTGAGGGCAATGACTTGTACAGGGAAATGATTGAAAGTGGTGTGATTAAGCTAGGTGACAAGCAGGTATCAATGGCTTTGATCACGAtgaatttcttcatctcccTTTCTTTTCCCTGATTTTCTTTCCTACATAAATGAGTAATtgtactttttctttattaggCTGAAAGCAAGTGTGCCCTTGTCTACGGTCAAATGAATGAGCCCCCAGGTGCTCGTGCTCGTGTTGGTCTTACTGGACTTACTGTGGCTGAGCACTTCCGTGATGCTGAAGGGCAAGACGTGCTTCTCTtcattgacaacattttcCGTTTTACCCAGGTAAGCTTGCCTACCGAGGATCTTATCCATTGCCTGTTTCATCAAGATCCAGCCGTGCCATTGACATGTTGAGATTCTTATCAATATCTTGTCTTGTTATaacgtttctttttcttctggcTCACAGGCTAACTCAGAGGTGTCTGCTTTGCTCGGACGTATCCCATCTGCTGTCGGTTACCAACCAACCTTGGCAACTGATCTTGGAGGCCTTCAAGAGCGTATCACAACCACAAAGAAAGGTTCTATCACTTCAGTTCAAGCTATCTACGTGCCTGCTGATGACTTGACAGATCCTGCTCCTGCTACCACATTTGCTCACTTGGATGCCACAACTGTGCTGTCACGACAGGTGCAATCCCTTCCATTTCCGAGATGGTTTCGTACGCTAAATTTTAATCCCTTTTTATCTGACTCATTTCATGTAAACAGATCTCTGAGCTTGGTATTTATCCTGCTGTCGATCCATTGGACTCTACATCTCGTATGCTTTCTCCTCACATTTTGGGAGAGGATCACTACAATACTGCTCGTGGAGTACAAAAAGTCCTTCAAAACTACAAGAACTTGCAAGATATCATTGCCATTTTGGGTATGGATGAGCTTAGTGAAGATGACAAGTTGACGGTTGCACGTGCACGTAAGATCCAAAGGTTCTTGAGTCAGCCTTTCCACGTTGCAGAAGTTTTCACGGGTGCTCCTGGAAAATACGTCGACTTGAAAGAGAGTATCACCAGCTTCCAGGTAACCTTCAGAATCAATCAATCCTTGTTTAGTCTTTATTTGCGGAGAGGATTCTTTCATTTAGTTTTCAATaacatgataaaaaaaaaaatgatctcACCCAGCTGAATCATGCAATCCCCTCTCACAAGCCACGAGAgcatatgctcaaagtggacaatatcataccattgtggagagtcgtgttcatctaacatggacTTAGTATTGTGAGCctcagtaaaaaatgactaagactccaaaagaaaaggaggctCGATTAAGGGGAAATGTTCCTCAAACgtcgaacaaagtattgtgagcctcgCCAATTTAGAGGGGaaatgttggatgaaagtcccacgatTATGAgtttttataatcaaggaatactatctccattggtatgaggcccaAGGCTTGCCCAAAAccaaaccatgagagcttatgttcaaagtggagagtcgtgttcagtTTGATGCGAAAATAGTTTatataaactaagaacaaacTAGTTTATATAAACTAAGAACTAATAATGGGTTTATTACtgttgtttgtttgaatgAATATAGGGTGTGTTGGATGGAAAGTACGACGATCTTTCAGAGCAATCATTTTACATGGTCGGAGGAATTGAGGAAGTGATAGCCAAAGCAGAGAAGATTGCGAGGGAATCTGCTGCGTAGTTGACTctgttttttcctttgataattatgaaaattaataatttagatgATGTGTTGGCGATGCCAGCAACAGAGAggcattttcaaat is drawn from Cucurbita pepo subsp. pepo cultivar mu-cu-16 chromosome LG09, ASM280686v2, whole genome shotgun sequence and contains these coding sequences:
- the LOC111801355 gene encoding protein DETOXIFICATION 12-like, encoding MENGKQGAVEEILLPKQKESNLSREAFLEEVKRVGFLAAPMVAVTLSQFLLQMVTMMMVGHLGELALSSSAVAISISGVTGFSVLLGLSSALETLCGQAYGARQYHKLGTQTYTAIFCIFLFSIPISLSWIFLEKLLIFFGQDPRISHEAGKFIVWLIPALFACAFLQPLVRYFQAQSLVIPMVICSSITLSFHVPFCWFMVYKAELRNLGGALAMSLSYWLNVILLALYMIFSPKCATTRGVISMEMFRGIQEFFSLAIPSAVMVCLEWWSFELLILLSGLLPNPELETSVLSVCLNTIATLYSIPYGLGAAGSTRVSNELGAGNPQAARRATSVAIFLGVVETSILTSTLFALRRVFGYAFSNEKDVVDYVASMAPLVCLSVIFDSIQGVLSGVARGCGWQHIGAYVNLGAFYLCGVPVAAILAFLVHLRGRGLWIGIQTGAFVQTALLSFITSRINWEEQARRAGERLSISEGSCSEDYGFI
- the LOC111801357 gene encoding ATP synthase subunit beta, mitochondrial, with product MASRRLLSSLLRSSARRASSRSPFSNPNPRISPTTTSRASPYGYILNRVAEYATSAAAAAPPTPSPPAKDVGNGGKITDEFTGAGAVGQVCQVIGAVVDVRFDEGLPPILTALEVLDNSIRLVLEVAQHLGENMVRTIAMDGTEGLVRGQRVLNTGSPITVPVGRATLGRIINVIGEPIDERGDIKTDHFLPIHREAPAFVEQATEQQILVTGIKVVDLLAPYQRGGKIGLFGGAGVGKTVLIMELINNVAKAHGGFSVFAGVGERTREGNDLYREMIESGVIKLGDKQAESKCALVYGQMNEPPGARARVGLTGLTVAEHFRDAEGQDVLLFIDNIFRFTQANSEVSALLGRIPSAVGYQPTLATDLGGLQERITTTKKGSITSVQAIYVPADDLTDPAPATTFAHLDATTVLSRQISELGIYPAVDPLDSTSRMLSPHILGEDHYNTARGVQKVLQNYKNLQDIIAILGMDELSEDDKLTVARARKIQRFLSQPFHVAEVFTGAPGKYVDLKESITSFQGVLDGKYDDLSEQSFYMVGGIEEVIAKAEKIARESAA